A window of the Sphaerobacter thermophilus DSM 20745 genome harbors these coding sequences:
- a CDS encoding sensor histidine kinase — MAREVHDGPAQVLANAIIGLEFVERTFRATGSSDMSQPLAEIERIKSAMREGLTEIRRFIFDLRPTMLSQRGLVATVEHYIETYRSFLPPEVDLSLPPQLPRLTPEQELTAFRVIQEALQNVHRHARASRVSVTIGASDGELTVRVRDNGQGFRPSAVAPTSSSGFGLAGMQERAAVVGGRVNVRSRPGQGTEVTLVVPITLQPADAVANEARAVPTYKPKERARREPD, encoded by the coding sequence CTGGCGCGGGAGGTTCACGACGGCCCGGCCCAGGTGCTGGCGAACGCCATCATCGGCCTGGAGTTTGTCGAGCGCACCTTCCGTGCGACAGGCTCGTCCGACATGAGCCAGCCCCTGGCGGAGATCGAGCGGATCAAGTCGGCGATGCGGGAAGGCCTGACGGAGATCCGGCGATTCATCTTCGATCTCCGGCCGACGATGTTGTCGCAGCGCGGCCTCGTAGCGACTGTGGAACACTACATCGAGACGTATCGAAGCTTCCTCCCGCCGGAGGTCGATTTGTCCCTTCCGCCGCAACTACCCCGGCTGACCCCTGAGCAGGAGTTGACCGCCTTCCGTGTTATCCAGGAGGCCCTGCAGAATGTACATCGTCATGCCCGTGCCAGCCGTGTGTCGGTTACTATCGGGGCGAGTGACGGGGAGCTGACCGTGCGCGTCCGCGACAACGGCCAGGGCTTCCGCCCGTCGGCGGTGGCGCCAACATCGTCGAGCGGCTTTGGTCTTGCAGGTATGCAGGAGCGGGCCGCAGTCGTGGGTGGCCGGGTCAATGTGCGGAGTCGGCCCGGGCAGGGGACCGAGGTTACACTCGTGGTCCCGATCACACTGCAGCCAGCGGACGCGGTCGCGAATGAGGCGCGTGCGGTGCCGACCTACAAGCCAAAGGAGAGAGCGCGACGTGAACCGGATTGA
- a CDS encoding AroM family protein, whose product MATIGLVTIGQAPREDIEATMFPGGPPVPCQHAGALDGLDPNAIAALAPRDGEIPLVTRLRDGQEVVVAKESVLPLLAGAVKRVVADGARVVVVLCTGEFPGLTAPVPLVFPDRVLRGTVDALLPDGILGVLMPHPGQGPLMERKWAAPGRSLRCAAASPYTGAAELGVRAEELRSAGAQLIVMDCMGYTAEMKQAVATAGVPTILANRLVGRVVEEIVTA is encoded by the coding sequence ATGGCAACGATTGGGCTGGTAACCATCGGGCAGGCGCCCCGCGAGGACATCGAAGCCACCATGTTCCCCGGCGGCCCGCCCGTCCCTTGCCAGCACGCCGGCGCACTCGACGGGCTCGATCCGAACGCCATCGCCGCCCTCGCCCCGCGCGACGGGGAGATCCCGCTCGTCACCCGCCTTCGCGACGGGCAGGAGGTGGTCGTCGCCAAGGAGAGCGTGCTACCCCTCCTCGCGGGCGCGGTCAAGCGCGTCGTTGCGGACGGCGCGCGGGTCGTGGTCGTTCTATGTACCGGCGAGTTCCCCGGTCTGACCGCCCCGGTGCCCCTGGTCTTTCCGGACCGCGTGCTGCGCGGCACGGTCGATGCGCTCCTCCCCGATGGCATCCTGGGCGTCCTCATGCCCCACCCCGGACAGGGCCCTTTGATGGAGCGGAAGTGGGCCGCACCCGGTCGCTCCCTGCGCTGCGCCGCCGCGTCGCCCTACACCGGTGCGGCCGAATTGGGCGTCCGCGCGGAAGAACTGCGCTCCGCCGGAGCGCAGCTCATCGTGATGGACTGCATGGGCTACACCGCCGAGATGAAGCAGGCCGTCGCAACGGCCGGCGTCCCCACTATCCTCGCCAACCGCCTCGTCGGACGGGTGGTCGAGGAGATCGTGACCGCGTGA
- a CDS encoding DUF4388 domain-containing protein → MDVRGSLSDFSVVDILQLFQISAKTGSLEVRDGQHTYVLYFDRGHISGAGASHWNLIAELRRIEWLAPEVREQLDLLKKDESNVGLSLIARALVTPAVWDQFVERQVETLIYPLFDLTQGEFIATVAVIPQVAPLRLDLVPQQVILNAARWQEELRRAEYAGAGPESVWQRAGTPGTGAGDDVILTLLTRPRSIDDLAAAAGLSVLATIERIRRLSREGWIEPVLPIHTPGTGAN, encoded by the coding sequence ATGGACGTGCGTGGTAGCCTGAGCGACTTCAGCGTCGTCGACATCCTCCAACTCTTCCAGATCTCGGCCAAGACGGGGTCGCTCGAGGTCCGCGACGGCCAGCACACCTACGTGCTCTACTTCGATCGGGGGCACATCAGCGGCGCCGGGGCCAGCCACTGGAACCTGATCGCCGAGTTGCGCCGTATCGAGTGGCTCGCGCCCGAGGTCCGGGAGCAGTTGGATCTTCTCAAAAAGGATGAGAGCAACGTCGGGCTTAGTCTGATCGCCCGTGCGCTGGTCACCCCAGCCGTCTGGGACCAGTTCGTCGAGCGCCAGGTGGAGACGCTGATCTACCCGCTGTTCGACCTGACGCAGGGCGAATTCATTGCCACGGTCGCCGTGATTCCCCAGGTGGCGCCGCTGCGGCTGGACCTGGTGCCGCAGCAGGTGATTTTGAACGCGGCTCGCTGGCAAGAGGAGCTGCGCCGGGCAGAGTACGCCGGCGCCGGGCCCGAGTCGGTCTGGCAGCGCGCGGGGACGCCCGGGACCGGGGCCGGGGACGACGTGATCCTCACGCTGCTGACGCGCCCGCGCTCGATCGACGATTTGGCGGCAGCGGCGGGCCTCTCCGTGTTGGCGACGATCGAGCGGATACGCCGTCTGAGCCGCGAGGGTTGGATCGAGCCGGTCCTGCCGATCCACACGCCGGGGACGGGGGCTAACTGA